One segment of Toxoplasma gondii ME49 chromosome VI, whole genome shotgun sequence DNA contains the following:
- a CDS encoding hypothetical protein (encoded by transcript TGME49_241610~Signal peptide predicted by SignalP 2.0 HMM (probability 0.589) with cleavage site probability 0.282 at residue 20): MERIVVLVSATFLYAVVGRASMASAEMASRTKRLYILISFHCVLSEILSGHAAAEATSKPARQPEGAGRSASPSPSLSHASGVVVGARRRRLAEGSPGEEPDPVRELLDLEEELENLHALRFKERLAFRQCVRHWGTFDAYCREHSRWKSKMAADPERMRDAFERKQARKQTACNVWAALLDAAREKIEAMDRERKQMQSRLTKEQTSLYLAAKAARGRAQIGGDSSHTAVGEAAVGASTRPPATGESPTPGDSGSLDALDNELARLRQVISLALGKWHRSRRALKDHLERRVPSTPPGVPSPERDRAGEARAVWEAQHLQLEQDAKQAREAVDKFRERLRELNAQKAAHEKAHGVSPGRRGCENAPVRFSRLGITVDAREAAIPWFQRPNFLTLSHRWSGAPPDPAARPPPRYRYTVFTAEVQHVSRPTLKPRSKHSRLRVADPTRETGAETKASTSTSGLAGPSEFQNERVHCALYGTDESVLDSSESLAKPCFVKWHG, translated from the exons ATGGAACGCATTGTTGTACTCGTGTCAGCGACATTTCTCTATGCCGTCGTGGGCAGGGCATCTATGGCATCAGCAGAGATGGCGTCCAGAACAAAGCGACTATATATCCTCATTTCCTTCCATTGTGTGCTTTCTGAGATTTTAAGCGGCCACGCCGCGGCGGAAGCCACGTCGAAGCCAGCGCGCCAGCCCGAAGGTGCGGGACGGTCTGCTTCCCCGTCACCTTCACTGTCACACGCTTCAGGTGTTGTTGTAGGGGCACGCCGGCGGAGGCTTGCCGAAGGCAGTCCCGGGGAGGAGCCTGATCCCGTCCGTGAATTGCTCGATCTTGAGGAGGAGCTCGAAAACCTTCATGCACTGCGGTTCAAAGAACGACTTGCGTTTAGGCAATGTGTGAGGCACTGGGGTACTTTCGACGCCTACTGTCGAGAACACTCGAGATGGAAAAGCAAG ATGGCGGCGGATCCAGAGAGGATGAGAGATGCATTCGAAAGGAAACAAGCAAGGAAGCAGACGGCTTGCAACGTTTGGGCGGCATTGCTAGATGCCGCCCGTGAGAAAATTGAGGCCATggacagggagaggaaacagatgcAAAGTCGACTCACCAAGGAACAAACCTCCCTGTATCTTGCCGCAAAAGCTGCCCGCGGTCGAGCTCAAATCGGGGGTGATAGTTCGCATACCGCTGTGGGTGAGGCAGCAGTTGGTGCGAGCACGAGACCGCCGGCTACTGGTGAAAGTCCTACGCCAGGTGACTCTGGTTCCCTGGACGCCTTGGATAACGAATTAGCGCGACTAAGGCAGGTAATTTCACTGGCGTTAGGCAAATGGCATCGTTCGCGCCGGGCTCTGAAGGATCACTTAGAGCGCCGTGTACCGTCTACTCCGCCGGGTGTGCCTTCACCTGAACGAGACCGTGCCGGTGAAGCCCGAGCCGTATGGGAGGCGCAACACCTCCAACTCGAACAAGATGCTAAACAGGCACGCGAGGCCGTTGATAAATTTCGTGAGCGGTTGCGGGAACTTAACGCACAGAAAGCTGCACATGAGAAGGCGCACGGTGTCTCTCCGGGCAGGAGAGGCTGTGAAAATGCTCCTGTCCGCTTCTCCCGTCTTGGCATTACCGTTGACGCACGTGAGGCGGCTATACCGTGGTTTCAACGCCCTAATTTTTTGACCTTGAGCCACCGCTGGAGTGGCGCGCCTCCTGATCCAGCTGCACGACCGCCTCCTCGCTACAGATATACTGTGTTTACTGCTGAGGTACAACACGTATCACGTCCAACTCTGAAGCCACGCAGCAAGCATTCTCGCCTTCGTGTAGCTGATCCAACCCGCGAGACAGGTGCCGAAACGAAGGCAAGCACGAGTACGTCTGGACTTGCAGGACCATCAGAGTTCCAAAATGAACGAGTGCACTGCGCTCTATATGGGACTGACGAATCCGTCCTCGACAGTAGCGAGTCGTTGGCAAAACCGTGTTTTGTGAAATGGCACGGCTGA
- a CDS encoding hypothetical protein (encoded by transcript TGME49_241310) yields MTETLLGAASPAIELPLGGATPLGLSGGSSLGTPSLGHPSRGASFPSSLSLFLRGRRIPFRCPRPEASEQPEFPGDCND; encoded by the coding sequence ATGACGGAAACGCTTTTGGGTGCCGCTTCGCCGGCGATAGAGCTCCCGCTTGGCGGCGCAACACCGTTAGGCCTTTCTGGTGGCTCGTCACTGGGAACGCCGTCGCTAGGACATCCTTCAAGAGgtgcttcgtttccttctaGCCTGTCGCTATTTTTGCGCGGAAGGCGAATTCCCTTCAGATGCCCACGGCCTGAGGCGTCGGAACAACCCGAGTTCCCGGGAGATTGTAATGACTGA